ACGGTTTTCTTTTCAGGTTCGGGGCTTGGGATGTTCACACCGTTAAGTTGTGTAGAACTGTAGCGTTCACCCAAACCGCGAACATACACATATTTACCACCCATTACCGTTACACCGGTGATTCTTTTTGAAGCTTCGGCGGCGTCGGAATCGGGTGTTCTTTTCATCTGTTCAGCACTCACGCCATCTTGGACAGTCAACGCTTTTCGCTGTTGAGCGAGTAAAGCACCTTCCGTTGCACCAGAAACATCCGCTTGAACGACAATTTCCTCGGTGTTTACCGTCTCTGTGGCAAGCCTTATATCTTGGCGGTTCAAAACCCCCGCTTTAACCACAACCCCTTTTATAAGGCTTTGCTTATAACCAATATAAGAGACCTTTAAATCGTAGGTTCCTTCAGGAAGCATCAGGTTGAAAACACCATCCACATTGGTTTTACCTCCTGTGGTAGTACCAACGACGAGAACTGTCGCCCCAATCAGTTCTTCCCCATTATCTTTATCAGTTATTTTACCAGTAAGTTTTACTTTTTCTTGTGCACTCAAAGTTTGAAATGCAATGCACGCTGTGAGCAGTATAAGAATGATTTGGGGAAGAAGGGAGAAAGACGGTGTAAGGCTACTCTTTTGAGAAGAAATTTTATTTGAAATAAGGGAATTAGCTGTCAGATTCATAACGGTCGTTTGTTTCGATCAAAGAAGGAGCAAAAAGCTCGTCAAATTCTTTTATTCCAAGACGCCGCTAAGTTAGACTAACAATGTTACGAAACTGTTAACATGAGATTAAGGGGAAATTAAGATTCGCTGTTTAACGGAAAATAAAAAAAGGATTATCCCTCTATTTCAAAAAAAAAAAACAGAGATACGGTTTTTTAAGGCCTCTTTCCAAAGAGAGATCAAAATGTTATTCTTTTGCCTATTAAAGTCGCGGAGGTTGCTTCTTCAATTTTGACCTTGACATACTCCCAGAGTTGTTCACCGTTTGATTTTGGAAACACGACGACTCGGTTATCGTCTGCTCGCCCCATCCACATTTCTGAAGAGCGTTTGCTATTGCCTTCAATAAGAACGGTTTTGGTTTTGCCAATATCCTCTTTATAGTTTTGGGCAGATATCTTGTGTTGTAAAGAAACTATTTCTTCAAGGCGGCGCTGCTTGACTTCCGCTGGAATATCATCACGCATTTTTTTTGCCGCCGGCGTATTAGGTCGCTCAGAATAAATAAAGGTGAACGCATAATCGTATCGAACCGCTTCTAAAAGTGAAAGTGTTTCTTGGTGTTCTTCTTCTGTTTCTGAACAAAAACCTGTGATTAAGTCCGTTGAGAGAGCGCAATTCGGAATTTTAGTACGAATCATTTCAATTTTACGGAAGTAATCTTCCCTTGTATGATTTCGGTTCATGATATCAAGCATTCGTGTTGAACCCGATTGTACCGGCAAATGAATTGATTTACAGATATTTGGCCGGGAGGCAATGGTATCAATGAGTTCCTCTGAAATATCTTTTGGGTGTGATGTAGAAAAGCGAATTCTTATTGAATCATCCACCAAGCTTGCTTCATAAAGTAATCGCGCAAAAGACACGCCTCCGATTTCATCTTTATAAGAATTCACATTTTGACCTAAAAATGTAATCTCTTTGAAGCCTTCCTCAGAAAGCATTTTCACTTCGTCAAGTATTGAATCTGCGGCTCGGCTGCGTTCGCGCCCTCTTGTAAAAGGGACAACACAAAAAGAACACATGTTATCGCACCCGCGCATAATTGAGAGAAAGGCACTCTTCCCTTGGCGCCGAATAGGCGTGATATCAGAATAAGTTTCTTCCAATGAAAGAAATACATTGGCTGCTTTCTGGCCGGATTCAGCAATTTCAATCAACTGAGGTAAAGAGCGATAAGCATCGGGACCTGCAATTAAATCAACGATTTTTTCTTCTTCAAACAAGCGCTGCTTCATTCGCTCTGCCATACAGCCCAAGACCCCAACAATTAATTTTGGGTTTTTCTTTTTGATTCCTCTGAGCTTATCCAACCGGTGATGAATTTTTTGCTCTGCATTATCACGAATTGCGCAGGTATTTAAAAATATTATATCTGCATCATGTTCAGAATCAGTAAGCCCAAAACCATCTTTGCGCAAAACTGACGCGACAATTTCGGAATCCGAGAAATTCATCTGGCAACCGTAAGTTTCAACATAGACTTTCCCGCGGATCGGTTCAATTCGATCTCGCTTAGAAATGCCAACAAATGTTTCTTCCCCTGATACTGATTTTTCTTTTGTATCCTCAAGAAGATTGACCGAATCAAGCATTTCGATACTGTCTTTGCTCCCCTTATGTTCCATCATGATGCTTATCCTTAAAACAAATTTCTTGAAATCGTAAGATTATTCTCTTCCCAAAAGATTGCCAATACCTAATCCGCCTTCGTCACGGCCGCCGTAAGAAGCCGAGAGAACTCGATTTGCCAATCGTGAAAAAGGCAAACTTTGAAGATAGACCAAGCCGGGACCGGTTACTTGTGCAAAGAATAGGCCTTCGCCACCAAAGAGAGCGTTTTTAAACCCACCAACGAATTTGATATCATAATCGACCGAAGGCGACATCCCAACAAGACAGCCCGTATCAACGCGGAGTGTTTCACCTGCCTGCAATTGTCTTTCCAGAATGGTTCCGCCTGCATGAATAAAAGCCAGACCATCTCCGGTTAAGCGTTGAAGAATAAATCCCTCGCCGCCGAAAATTCCGGTTCCGATTTTCTTTGTAAATGCGACTGTGATATCTACGCCAGCAGCAGCACAAAGAAAGCCGTCTTTTTGGCAAATGAATTCGCCGCCTACTTTCGCCAAATCAATCGGGATGATTTTTCCGGGGTAGGGTGCAGCAAAAGCGACCTTTTGTTTTCCTCTCCCTTGGTTTAAGAACGTTGTGATAAAGAAACTATCTCCCGAAAGCATTCTTTTAAATCCTGCAAAAAGTCCACCCCCAGTGGAAGTTTGCATTTCGATTCCGCTTTCCATAAAAAGCATTGCCCCAACTTCGGCACGAACACCTTCTTGGGGGTCAAGCTCAATTTCGACGACTTGCATATCGTCGCCATACAATTTGAAATCAATCACATCTGCGGGCATAACTCTTTCTGTTTTTTTGGTTGATAATGATTAAACTTCCATTAATTCCTTTTCTTTTTTCTGAACACTTTCATCAATCAATTTTTCATACTTTTGAGTCAAAGCATCGGCATCTTTTTTTCCTCGGTTTTTATCGTCCTCGGTAATCTGTTTATCCTTTTCTAACTTTTCAACAGATTGAATGGCATCTCGTCGAATATTTCTCAGGGCGACTTTCCCTTCTTCGGCGTGTTTCTTCACCATTTTGACATAATCTTTACGACGCTCTTCAGTTAAAGGTGGGATCGGAATCCGCATGACTTGACCTTCAGTAACCGGATTAAATCCTAAGTTAGCATCGCGTATTGCTTTTTCTACGGCTTGCATTAGTGAACGATCCCAAACTTGGACACTTAAGGTTTTATTATCAACGACAGAAACATTTGCAACTTGTTTCAAAGGTGAAATCTGACCATAAGACTCTACTCTTACTCCGTCCAAGAGTGCTGTGCTTGCTTTACCGGTTCTGATCGTGGCAAGCTCATGTTGGAGACTCTCCAACGTTTTTTTCATTTTTTGGTCTGCACCACTCAAAGTTTCTTTTAATGACATACTTGATAGATTATTGTATTGGTTTAAAATGAAAACCGCCCAAATATACTCCTACAGTCGTATAATTGGGCAATTCTCAAAACTTCATCATAATGCCACGAAAGGACATTATTTAACAAAATTGCCTTAGGCGGTTGCTTTTTTAGCAAATCGCTTGTTATACCGATCTACTCGACCTGCGGTATCAACCAAAACCTGTCGGCCGGTATAAAAAGGATGGCAATTGTTGCAAATATCAACTTTCAGAGCCGGTTCGGTGGAGCGGCTTACAAAATGATTTCCACAATTAGCACATGTGACTTCGGTGCGGATATAAGTTGGATGCGTATTTTCTTTCATTGTTCTAAATATATAATTGATTAATAAATTGGTTTCTCACCAAAGAGAATAGAATATCTTTTGAAGTAGTTTCTCACTGATTGTGACAACGAATCCCTTAAAAAACCTTCCCACTAACTCACATAGTTCAAATAGTTCTTCTCAAAGGGGTGCAAATTTATGATACACGATTAAATTTTCCTAACAACTTCCCAAAATCTCCCTAACTCATTCTCCATTTCAAAGTTTGATTTCCGGCCTTTTTAATTCAAAGGTGTTTTCTACACAGCAATACCGATTTCCTCCCATCGCGCCAATCACCTTTAATTCATTTTGATTAATTTTTCCATCTTCGGTGAAAAGTGATTCTCGAACATGCACATGTAAAACTTTACCGATGATTAGCGTCACCTCTTCTGTCAGCGGCATCAGCGAAATGAGTTTGCACTCCATCTGAACCGGAGAGGATTCAATGCGAGGCGCTTTGACAATCAATGATTTCACGGTTTGTATTCCAAGAAATTCTAGTTCACTGATTTCTGGTGGAAAGTTAAACGCGGTTGCATTCATTGGATCGGCTAAGGTTTCATCGACCATATTGACCACAAAGTCTTGTGCCCATTCAATATTTCGAAGGGTATCCTTTTTCTTTCCTTTTGGCGAAATAATTGAAAAAGCAATAAACATTGGTTGAGCATTCAGCGCGGTAAAAAAACTAAAAGGTGCGGCGTTGGTGAGTCCTTCTTCGCCAACGGTAGAAACAAACGCAATTGGTCTTGGGACAATTGTAGAGATCAGAAGTTGATAGGCTTCTCTGGCTGAGAGCGCCTCAGTTGAAAAATCGCGCATTCCCCCCTTTTCATGAAGATGAGGCACGTTTTCAAATG
This DNA window, taken from Chloroherpetonaceae bacterium, encodes the following:
- the miaB gene encoding tRNA (N6-isopentenyl adenosine(37)-C2)-methylthiotransferase MiaB, whose protein sequence is MMEHKGSKDSIEMLDSVNLLEDTKEKSVSGEETFVGISKRDRIEPIRGKVYVETYGCQMNFSDSEIVASVLRKDGFGLTDSEHDADIIFLNTCAIRDNAEQKIHHRLDKLRGIKKKNPKLIVGVLGCMAERMKQRLFEEEKIVDLIAGPDAYRSLPQLIEIAESGQKAANVFLSLEETYSDITPIRRQGKSAFLSIMRGCDNMCSFCVVPFTRGRERSRAADSILDEVKMLSEEGFKEITFLGQNVNSYKDEIGGVSFARLLYEASLVDDSIRIRFSTSHPKDISEELIDTIASRPNICKSIHLPVQSGSTRMLDIMNRNHTREDYFRKIEMIRTKIPNCALSTDLITGFCSETEEEHQETLSLLEAVRYDYAFTFIYSERPNTPAAKKMRDDIPAEVKQRRLEEIVSLQHKISAQNYKEDIGKTKTVLIEGNSKRSSEMWMGRADDNRVVVFPKSNGEQLWEYVKVKIEEATSATLIGKRITF
- a CDS encoding TIGR00266 family protein, coding for MPADVIDFKLYGDDMQVVEIELDPQEGVRAEVGAMLFMESGIEMQTSTGGGLFAGFKRMLSGDSFFITTFLNQGRGKQKVAFAAPYPGKIIPIDLAKVGGEFICQKDGFLCAAAGVDITVAFTKKIGTGIFGGEGFILQRLTGDGLAFIHAGGTILERQLQAGETLRVDTGCLVGMSPSVDYDIKFVGGFKNALFGGEGLFFAQVTGPGLVYLQSLPFSRLANRVLSASYGGRDEGGLGIGNLLGRE
- the frr gene encoding ribosome recycling factor; translation: MSLKETLSGADQKMKKTLESLQHELATIRTGKASTALLDGVRVESYGQISPLKQVANVSVVDNKTLSVQVWDRSLMQAVEKAIRDANLGFNPVTEGQVMRIPIPPLTEERRKDYVKMVKKHAEEGKVALRNIRRDAIQSVEKLEKDKQITEDDKNRGKKDADALTQKYEKLIDESVQKKEKELMEV
- the rpmE gene encoding 50S ribosomal protein L31, with amino-acid sequence MKENTHPTYIRTEVTCANCGNHFVSRSTEPALKVDICNNCHPFYTGRQVLVDTAGRVDRYNKRFAKKATA
- a CDS encoding flavin reductase family protein — protein: MNQPERSSNNPLPPPGISFENVPHLHEKGGMRDFSTEALSAREAYQLLISTIVPRPIAFVSTVGEEGLTNAAPFSFFTALNAQPMFIAFSIISPKGKKKDTLRNIEWAQDFVVNMVDETLADPMNATAFNFPPEISELEFLGIQTVKSLIVKAPRIESSPVQMECKLISLMPLTEEVTLIIGKVLHVHVRESLFTEDGKINQNELKVIGAMGGNRYCCVENTFELKRPEIKL